The genomic segment TACACTGCTCAGTGCAAATGTTTGTTCTTATTTGTGTGATTTCTTTTTccatttataacttttattacatgccCTGTTGGTGTTTACATGATAAATCGTTTCACTGTGTATCTGGTGCCTCTTGCTGATTAGATTGTCTCCCTGTAGAGTAAATATTTAGCTTTGTTCTGTCAATCTTTGCCATACAATGATAAATCCTAATTATACTCATTAGACAAAACACTGAAGTTTCAGATAACATATCAATCTTGTAAACAAACTGATATTAATCTCTCCCAGATGGCTtcgagcagggatccccaacctttttataaCTGCgtttacattcaaatgtataaataattggggagtaacacaagcatggggatgccaaataagtgctgtgattggctatttggtagcccctatgtggattggcagctggcagcctacaggaggctctgcttggcagtacacctggtttttatgaagccaaaatttgcctccaagccaggaattcaaaaataaggatctgctttgaggtcactgggagcaacatccaaggggttggagagcaacatgttgtttatgagccactggttggggatcactggcttagaggATGGGGCTTGTAGGGTAGGGCATATGTGTAAGTGAGTGTCACACACATGAAGTcagactgaggggcagatttattcaaattCTAGAGCTAATTGCACACAGATTGCACATACACCAGCCGAGAAAATGATccctgtgccattagcctaactGGGAAAGTCTCAGTGGTTTCCAAGCAGTTGGATGGGAAAGTCTATGAGCAGCATAATAACTTTGAACAAATAGTTTTCTATGTTCCTATTAATCAGTAGCAGCACAGAAATAAGAGTaataatgaatctgcccctgagtatTGTGGATtttacaaaactgaaaaaaagaaaagaaaagaaaaacaacatggcTACAAAATCTGGTTCTTACTGTGCCATTATTCCATCTTCAATGCATATGGTTTGATTGTATTTATGTAATGGAAATATTATGGAATTAAAGTATAATActgttttcattgttttgttcttCGATGCTGGGACTGGTCATggagaaaagtgcaaaaaacaggcacaaagcaCCATGTATTCTGCACTTTACACCATGGCGGGCCCCTAGagctaggcaggtgcctagggtgccTAGCAGGTAATCTGGCCCTGCATATGGATGCTCCCCAGCTTGCACCCGACTGTACAGCACTTAGCACCTTGTTCCAGTTTCAGCTTGAGATAAGCTTCACACACAGGTACCTTCTGAATTTGCGTTTAACGTGCATTAGAATTGTATGTGTTCCATTCTATTGGATACAGACCCGTATGGAAAACTAACATCAGGTTCTTCACTCAGGTGACATGACATATAAACCCAAGTAAAACTTGTATGTGAAGCCTCTGGCTTTTAATTTCAGAAACCACAAATCCACAGTAAACTATAATTTACTGTATGTCTGTTCAGCTACCTGATGCCTGGTGTGGCCTGCACTTTATATATGGCTAAATACATTTCTGATTTTTCACGCAGCATGGTTTGTTTTATGagattattaatatgattattaGTTAATTCAAGTGTAAGTTATTGCTATGTGCAAGCCAGCTGATGTTTTCCCCTCTTGCCCCCGCAGGATGTATGCAGATCTCACAAACTGTACAGTTATTTTGGCTGCAAATCTGGATTGTTTCTGGCCTAACCACATGGTGGATCATTTCTTCATAGTTATTCACAAGAAGTACTTCAGCACCTGCTCACTGACAGGACGCCTTCCAGCCGACCCTCCGTTCCCCATTCTTTGTTCCTTCATCTTTGTCCCTGTCCTCATTACCATGCTGATGACGGCCCTGGTGGTGTGGAGGAGCAAACGGAGTGAAGGGATTGTCTGATAGGCGTGACACTTATTCCCACTCTCAATTCCACTCCCTAACTAAAGGTTTGGAGAAGGAAAATAAGAcccagttctccagtttgtataGAGACAAGACTTCAGGCTTTGCATTAAACAGTCCAGTAAAATCCTGTTGGAAACATCACAGATGCCCTGACTCAGTACGGTACTTGATGTGGCATCAGTTCTACTAGGCTGGGTTTTGACGGGAAGCCGGGGACTCAAGACCAAGAGGCTCTCCACAACAATCGAGGAGCTTAATGAGGTTTTGTTTGCTGAAATTAAATACAAGAAATTAAGAGCTGCCTTCAAGACCTTAAACATGTCATTTAAGTTGAAGAGATCTTTATATCATCAGTCCTCAGGAAGAAGTCACATTGCATATGGTATTGTGCGTATCTTATTCTGTATTACAGTACAGGCCTGATCACTGGACACTCTTGTTCCCATAATAAGCTCAGTGGAGGCGGCCATGTTAGCTGTAGCTCTAATCTAGAAACCTTTGCTCAATGGACCACTTTATAAGTTTGCCTATAATGGAAAAGCTAATTGATTACCTAGGCCTGTCTCAGAGCTCTACATTCATAGCAGTCTATAGGATGCCACAGGAGCCAGGGACTTATGTGCAGATACTTGCTGAGGTGGAAGAAACATTATGAGGAGGCACAGACACTTTGCAACTGCTAGAGTTACCCCCATACATAACCAAGAAGGTGCCAAATCACACAGCTTGGACTTGTGACCAGAGTCCGCTTGGATATGGCAGGAAAGCTTGCTTTctgttggacaaaaaaaaaaacaagtggctTTTCTTGtcttcttatttatcaatatattgtgTTCCACATAGGATCATCCCATCTTTACCCTTATACCAGAATGGCCAGCTGGCCATGTAATAGCACAAGTCATACATTTCATTGGGGGAGCAATCTCTAACTGGCAGCCCTCCATCTGTCAGAGAAACATTGGCTCACTTCTGAAGGACTGTATGTGCTTTATTATTGATTGAACCTTTCAGTTACACTCCCTGAGAACTTTCTcatgatgcagaaaaaaatgaaaacgttTTTTTAATCAGTCAATAAAAGAGTTTATATTCCCTGGCTGTGTGACCAGTTCTAATTATTAGCAATCAGAGACATAAGCACATGTGATGTTTACTAGCGGCAGGATTGGCATGCAACACCAAAGTTCCGTGCcagttcctctctctctctgtctctctaccCACCCTTCCCATTTTACGGATTTCTTTTCTCAAAATAAAAAGAATcagattattttttatatgtatttctgtGAAGTCTCCCCCTAGGGTTTCTGGTCTGATCTGCCCTGAATGAGTAGAAACTGGGATATTTGGTAGATGAATTGTAAAAGTGCTTAAGATACTCATGGTGGAGGGGTTCATTACAAGGCTTCCATGTGTCCGTGAGTCCTTAGTATGCACCTTAGTCAACAACCAGTGGCACAAGTACAGAGGAGAATGTATAGACACATTTAACCTTTGCTACTATTACACTTTTCTGTTTCTAGATTAGCcctcaaaattgaatttaaagcaTGAGTATCTTAATCACTCCACCATGTAGGAGTTGCAAAGATGCTAAAACAGCCCTTAGATACGTAGCCAGAAGTATTTCAAATCCCCTCTGTCCCTGGCCACCTACCCATTTCCTACATCATATGGGGCCCAGTAGCCCCTCCATGCAAGACAAGGCTTATGCACTGCCTCATGGGTAAATAATGGAAACATGGGGAAAATGAGGAAGAGAGTGGGGGACAAGAGCAGACGCTGTgagatacatatttattttgtcaaAGGTAAGTGTATGTTTAAGAAGAGTTACATCAGTTTCTGGCACTTAAGGTGTTTCTAGTAACACGGGCAGTATCGTGTTTGCCTGTTTACTTTCCACTCCACCCAGGTAAGCAAATGGGTCTATATACAGGTGCACACACAGACTTCTTTTGTACAAGAGCATGTCAGGTCCAAGGGAAAGGCAAAATAACTGAAAGGTGATATTAGTAAGGCCATACGCTGCACAGTTTCATATGGAAAGCACAGGAGTGCAACTCATTAGCACAAATAACTCCACAAGGTGCTTTAGGAAGTACCTTTCTTTACAGGGTCATTATGCAGAGTCATTTGTAATTatttcctctatatatatatatatatatatatatatatatatatatatatatatagtcgtgttccaaggaatgacgcactccaggacttcataatgagatcaagaaaagtgaagtttatttgtcaacgtttcggtccagtctggacctttctcaagacatgtcTTTAGTAATATCAGCCTTGCATCCTTCTGCAGCTCCTCTTCAGCAGTGATCAGTGATCATGAGAGCACAGTCTAAAGTTTCCTTGCACAGTAAAATAAAGATCTGGTAACCTGCAAATAAAGAACCATCAGCTCAGCCTTAAAGCTCTGCATGTCCAAGGGACAATTCATGTGATCATATCAGCCTCGTTTGGTTGATGTGCTTATGGGGCACATACACTCTCCAAAATTCTGGTGGCTCATTCAAGTGTTCAAGTTGGAGCCAATGCCCAGCTTTGTATGGGcacctaaaaataaatgctgtgaaaCTAGATACTGCTTGGATCACATGGGATGTCCCCTTTTATGACATTTCATGGAAGTAAAAAAGCCAGATTTGTCATCCTTTGCCTTTACTGTCTTTGGTTAGCTGTGGGAATATTGCAGCAAAATACTGCACCTTTGGCTCATACTTGTTTTAGTTCCTGAGAACCTGAGATGGAGGGAATGATTTATAGTTGTATATCTCCTAACATATCATGAGGGCAGTTCTATTCACATCTGAGGTGCCTCCCTGGCTGCTGACCAAGGACATGTTATAGCTGAATATAAAAAGCTTCATTCTTCTGCTTTGTTAGCTGAGTGTGCAGAATTCACTAAAACCTTGTGTTATATTAATGGGGGGTGACTGAGGTGTGAAACAGTGGAAGATCTCCCATCGATAGCTCATAATGCTGGGTCCTGATCTCAGCTCGTTAATCCACAGCTCCCAGTAATTACCCACATATTGATTGTGTGAGACCTGCTGGGGATAATAAGATAAGACTTTGAAAACACTTGACCCCAGCTCAGAAGTATAAGCATCGGTTGATCCCCATACTAACTCTTCTGCTGGCCATTTCCTCCAACGGATCAATTTGACTCACCCACTCTGCACCTTTCCTTTTGTTCCAGTGGTTCAAGCTGTATTTCATTTACGTACGCAGGTTTTCTGGAATCTATAAAAAGTATTAGTACATTGTCTTACTGTGTGTGCACACGGCGTGGGGGATGCCTTGCCCATTATGCACAATCCCTTTGAAATCATCTTTTTCTACACATTGTATGGGAAAATACATGGGTTACCAAGGTCTGACTGTGAGCCATAGAGCAGGGGATTTTAAAAGAGTTTGAATGCCAAGGAAGGAATTTGTATTTCTCCTCAAGCCTCACTTTGCGAGTCTAGATCAATATAAATAAAGTGCAGATAAGGAATATATTGCACAGGGAGATTAGTACTATATATTCATTGATTGATAGCTGTGACCTGTATATACCAATCATATTACATACTTGTGCAATATGTGCTGCTACATACACTTTTTTACAGAATGTGTCTCTCATGTTTGGCATTATTGTTATGGTGATGCTTTGGCCCACTATTCCCTTCCCATTCTCCATCATAATTACTTATGATTAACAGGGAATTTGTATGCTCTCATAGTTCATGGTATCTCTCATTGGTTCTTTGTGTGAAAAGTTGAATTTATGGCCCTCTATGGCTGCCCACAACTACAGGAAGGTCCAGGCTGGATTCCTATTGCCTCTAGAGAACCTGATATCCAGGGACCAGTCCCACATTTACAACAAATAGATGCAGATAATACCAAATATTAAAGGTGTTCTATAGACATACCATGGGAATAAGAAGGGGCCGATGGCAATTgttttggtggtcaggacccACCAGAAGATCCTCCGGTACTCTAATAAGCCAGTCCAAATCTGGTGATGCCATGTCTCCTTGGCTGCTAGACCACACTGCTTCAGGCTTCACGGAAGATGATTATAATACAAAAAGAATTGTACCACTTTGTATGCCAAGGTCTATCTTTCTTTCCCCTTTTCTTGTGCAAATTCAGGATGCTCTTGTTCTTTTCTTTATGGATAAAATTATGATGCAAAGGACTCCTATTCATGGTTTCATGGCTGCAAATCATTGCACATGAAATACGTGTACTTTTTCCAGTGTGCAAGTGTAGAGCACATACAACATGTTTGTGCTCTTTTAACAAACACTTGCACCCAGAGGAATCCTGCATTTTGCAACCATCCAAATGGCAGTCAGTAAGGACAGGGCCTCATTGCAGCCTGCAAATGATGCCCAACATTGGGGGGGGGTCCCCTTTTATCTTCTATAAAAAATCACAGAGTGCCCCTATGCACTGCTACAGGATCATGGGTGGACATATCGCCTGTGAAGCTGGTGGGGCTCAAGACACACAGGGGCTCTACACTCTACGCACCATTTATGTTTGTACTTAAAAAGACACTGTTCCTACTGGGTATGAGAATTGAGAACATTAATTCTAAATTATCCCATAAATTAGCCACACacatcctgacagcagcaagatctctcctAGCAGCTAATTGGAAACGGCCACAATTACCTGGCCTACAATTACTGATAACAAGGTAAACTGGATCCGAGCGATGGAAACCATCAGAAATATTCTTTTAGACAAGAGctatgagggggagctggagtggtacccGTGGACCCGATACTTGGAGGATACCCAATCTGACTCACATTCCCCCGACTCTGGAACTACTTGAACACTGTGGGAATTCAGTTGTCATTTGGTAAATATGCATTGTAGCTATGATACCTGTCTCTCTTCTTAACCTTTCTTCCCCCCTTCCTTCTTTCCCCCCCTTCTAGCGTCTGTTTCTCCCTCCCCACCTACAAGCCAGCTGCATGTATAGCATTACATTGAACTATCTTGAGCAGGGCAGGATTTACTGGGCTGAATTCGAGACAACCCAAACAGATTCGAACTGACTCAATGGTTTGGCTCCTCTGCTCTCATCCTCTGACCCCCCTTCCTCACTTTCTCTCCCCTCTTTCCCCTCACTATTACTTTTATTGTTTACGTTTTTCCTCCCCTCTTGGATCTCTGCGAAGCATTGATAGCGGATTGGCCAATACTTACCACATACTACAGGTTGAGCACGTGCCGACAGCACTAATAAAGACAATTATTCGCTTATATGCTCAATACATAGGTTTATTGGTACCACGAAGATATGTCTATAGCAGTGCCTACAAGTCTTGTTATACCAATCTTTGATAATGTAACTGAACCAATCGCTAATGTGTTAATATTATGCTTGtaagagtttttctttttttctatgaaaataaaatcttcaaataataataaaaaaaaaaacactgttcacTCCTTGGTAATTTTTCCACAGAATCCCAACATTGCAATAACCCAACTACACAAGTGTCGACCCTGTACAGGATTTTATATGAGTGGAGGTATAATGCTCCTTAATCCAGTTAGTGCAGATTTTTGTGCCAAATTGTTCATCAGTGACCATCTTGCAGTCAATGCATTAAACCTCAGTACCTCTAACAGCAT from the Xenopus laevis strain J_2021 chromosome 9_10L, Xenopus_laevis_v10.1, whole genome shotgun sequence genome contains:
- the ramp1.L gene encoding receptor activity-modifying protein 1, which translates into the protein MKSVLLWTPPCDSRHTGNTDMPLAFLLSSRHLLWILLASPLMAVEGCNEALYSHVMNEFCLQHFEIEMEELGKKLWCDWGETAGMYADLTNCTVILAANLDCFWPNHMVDHFFIVIHKKYFSTCSLTGRLPADPPFPILCSFIFVPVLITMLMTALVVWRSKRSEGIV